From Saprospiraceae bacterium, one genomic window encodes:
- a CDS encoding DUF4062 domain-containing protein, with the protein MKTSIISESDSIILTPDQRLRVFVSSTLQELAEERMAAKEAIQSIQMIPVLFELGARSHAPRNLYRQYLAQSQIFIGIYWNRYGWVAPGETISGLEDEYDLSGNLPKLIYIKSSEVNREVKLDQLIHKIQADDQVSYKYFNTSEELKQLIAGDLAILLTERFRQSSLEALPSTKESSFHSIPVKANSMVGREDNVKELLDMLSHSEYRLITLSGPGGIGKTRLAMELAQNLLHEFANGVAYVPLAPVRDHELVAETIAYHLGMKLSGANAIESLKLFLENKNMLLILDNFEQVIQAAPMIDDLLAASPGLKILVTSRERLSLSSEQVYVVPPLTSQLKNSENNTEEIPSAVKLFIHRAKAVQPSFELNENNKEVLFKLCKRLEGLPLAIELAAGQINIFSPSLLLQKLELSLDVLKAQYRDIPERQKTMRNTIAWSYELLSKAQQELLLQISVFPSGMLLNSIENIPLSQGEEVYSLLSSLMDKSLLQKEEEGLMPRFQMLESVREFALAQMKEEGLWDHFHQVQAEYYLQSLPMIRLHQNEVDQVELLRCLEKEHPNIRQTLDYLMLHEELQKVTEIASNLWLFWWVNAHAKEGYNWLKKAWDLYKQKKMPLNEYTFALLAAHTGIMSFMQRDLQTFQESLGVNFELILRQENSELVATACLVTGVVKTILKDYTSANQLLTTSLNLFKKIKHHTGTSLVLSALGRNAIYGGGQTSLARKYYKESMEMARLDKNDISYIITLSGFALSEAMDKDPSAQEYLKESLKLSADIHFFEAIAWSLEIWSIVSINEGKLKRAITLMSAAEHLRNITSLPVWDDLHELIQYSKMEIVQQMDQNVYEECWTFGSTMNLDTMVHFALSDLVQQEQKAA; encoded by the coding sequence AATCTCTATCGCCAGTATCTCGCACAGAGCCAAATTTTTATTGGGATCTATTGGAACCGATATGGATGGGTTGCGCCTGGAGAAACAATTTCTGGTCTGGAGGATGAGTATGACTTATCCGGCAATCTACCAAAATTGATTTATATCAAAAGCAGTGAGGTCAATCGCGAGGTAAAATTGGATCAACTCATCCATAAAATTCAAGCGGATGATCAGGTCTCCTACAAGTATTTTAATACATCAGAAGAATTAAAGCAATTGATAGCAGGAGACCTTGCCATTTTGCTGACCGAAAGATTCAGACAAAGTTCGCTGGAAGCATTGCCGAGCACAAAAGAAAGCTCTTTCCATTCCATTCCGGTGAAGGCCAATTCGATGGTCGGCAGAGAAGACAATGTGAAGGAACTATTAGATATGTTGAGTCATTCTGAATACAGATTGATCACGCTTTCAGGTCCGGGAGGAATTGGAAAAACAAGATTGGCGATGGAGCTTGCTCAAAATCTTCTCCATGAGTTTGCAAATGGAGTGGCCTACGTTCCACTCGCCCCGGTGAGAGATCATGAATTGGTGGCAGAAACCATCGCCTATCATCTTGGTATGAAATTATCAGGTGCCAATGCCATCGAAAGTTTGAAATTGTTTCTGGAAAATAAAAATATGCTTCTGATTCTGGACAATTTCGAGCAAGTCATACAGGCAGCTCCCATGATAGATGATTTACTGGCTGCTTCGCCTGGATTAAAGATTTTAGTAACTAGCAGAGAAAGATTGTCTCTATCTTCCGAGCAGGTGTATGTGGTTCCTCCTTTGACGAGTCAGCTCAAAAATTCAGAGAACAATACAGAAGAAATTCCATCCGCTGTCAAACTTTTTATACACAGAGCAAAGGCCGTGCAACCCTCTTTTGAATTAAATGAAAACAACAAAGAAGTTCTGTTTAAACTTTGTAAACGATTGGAAGGATTGCCTTTGGCCATTGAATTGGCCGCCGGTCAAATCAATATTTTTTCCCCCAGTTTACTTTTGCAAAAACTTGAGTTAAGCCTGGATGTGCTCAAAGCCCAATACAGAGATATTCCGGAACGCCAAAAAACCATGCGCAATACCATTGCCTGGAGTTATGAATTATTGTCAAAAGCACAACAAGAACTCTTGCTTCAAATCAGTGTATTCCCTTCCGGTATGTTGCTCAATTCCATTGAAAATATTCCTCTCAGTCAAGGAGAAGAAGTCTATAGTCTCTTGTCATCGCTGATGGATAAAAGTCTTTTGCAAAAAGAAGAAGAAGGATTGATGCCGAGATTTCAAATGCTGGAAAGTGTAAGAGAGTTTGCTTTGGCACAAATGAAGGAAGAGGGTCTTTGGGATCATTTTCACCAAGTTCAGGCGGAGTACTACCTTCAGTCTCTCCCCATGATTCGCCTGCATCAAAACGAAGTGGATCAGGTAGAATTGCTTCGTTGTCTTGAAAAGGAACATCCCAATATTCGACAAACTTTGGATTATTTAATGCTACATGAAGAGCTTCAAAAAGTAACTGAAATTGCTTCCAATTTATGGTTGTTTTGGTGGGTCAATGCTCACGCGAAAGAAGGATATAACTGGCTTAAAAAAGCCTGGGATTTGTACAAGCAAAAAAAGATGCCACTGAATGAATATACATTCGCTCTGTTGGCTGCTCATACCGGTATCATGTCATTTATGCAAAGGGATTTGCAGACTTTTCAGGAATCTTTGGGTGTAAATTTTGAATTAATCCTTCGACAAGAAAACAGTGAACTCGTGGCAACCGCCTGTCTGGTCACAGGAGTGGTCAAGACCATTCTCAAAGATTATACGAGTGCCAATCAATTGTTGACTACCAGTTTGAACTTATTCAAAAAAATAAAGCACCATACAGGCACCAGTCTTGTGTTAAGCGCTTTGGGCAGAAATGCAATATATGGCGGTGGACAAACAAGCCTGGCAAGGAAATATTATAAGGAAAGTATGGAGATGGCCAGGTTGGATAAAAATGACATCTCTTATATCATTACCCTTTCCGGATTTGCACTAAGTGAAGCCATGGACAAAGATCCTTCTGCACAAGAGTATTTAAAAGAAAGTTTAAAACTGAGCGCCGATATTCATTTTTTTGAAGCCATCGCCTGGTCTTTGGAAATCTGGTCCATTGTATCCATCAATGAAGGCAAACTAAAACGCGCGATTACTTTGATGAGTGCAGCCGAACATTTAAGAAACATCACCAGCCTTCCTGTCTGGGACGATTTACATGAACTGATCCAGTATTCTAAAATGGAAATTGTACAACAAATGGATCAAAATGTCTATGAAGAATGCTGGACTTTTGGAAGCACCATGAATCTTGACACCATGGTTCATTTTGCCCTAAGTGATTTGGTGCAGCAGGAACAAAAGGCTGCTTAA
- a CDS encoding serine hydrolase, producing MKSKYPIFLLILLSPFGLLAQIYFEEKAEHPELLQRALKADRAIQKAEFGEIHSLLVIKDGKMVFEKYYSSWTKDSLHQLQSATKSVVSTLMGCALQLNYIKSTDERVLDFFPELMVEDKRLQQLRIEDLLTQRHGFKWKEQIWDDPENSWRRVMQTEGNWYHAILETPMDTLPGRLFNYSNAAPVLVAGIIQRASGLNIDLFAKKYLFDPLGIKRFQFWQGNKGPQNNGMALLYLSSRDMAKLGQLYLQNGKWNGVQLIPESFVLSAISSHVKNEHPNGFYRGYDYGYFWWSQPVTTENVKSNVFLARGAGGQNIIVSREENMVVVITAWNAQQPNKPQRIYENYLIN from the coding sequence ATGAAAAGTAAATATCCCATTTTTCTTCTGATTTTATTAAGTCCATTTGGCCTATTGGCTCAAATCTATTTTGAAGAAAAGGCTGAGCATCCAGAGCTCCTTCAAAGAGCCCTAAAGGCTGACAGGGCCATTCAAAAAGCTGAGTTTGGAGAAATCCACAGTCTATTGGTCATTAAGGATGGCAAAATGGTTTTTGAAAAATATTATTCCTCCTGGACAAAAGATTCACTGCATCAGCTCCAGTCTGCCACAAAGAGTGTCGTTTCTACCTTGATGGGATGTGCCTTGCAATTGAATTATATTAAAAGCACTGACGAAAGGGTACTTGATTTTTTCCCGGAACTGATGGTAGAGGATAAGCGCCTTCAACAATTAAGGATTGAAGATTTACTGACTCAACGCCATGGTTTTAAATGGAAGGAACAAATATGGGATGATCCGGAAAATAGCTGGAGAAGAGTGATGCAGACGGAGGGAAACTGGTATCATGCCATTTTAGAAACTCCAATGGATACGCTTCCGGGAAGGTTGTTTAATTATAGCAATGCAGCACCTGTCCTGGTGGCAGGAATCATCCAGAGGGCATCCGGTTTGAACATTGATTTGTTTGCAAAAAAATACTTGTTCGATCCGCTTGGAATAAAGAGATTCCAATTCTGGCAGGGAAATAAAGGACCACAGAACAATGGAATGGCTTTGTTGTATCTGAGTTCACGTGACATGGCCAAATTGGGTCAGTTGTATCTTCAGAATGGAAAATGGAATGGTGTTCAGCTGATTCCTGAAAGCTTTGTATTGTCTGCAATTTCTTCCCACGTGAAGAATGAACATCCGAATGGATTTTACCGAGGATACGACTATGGATATTTTTGGTGGAGTCAGCCGGTGACCACCGAAAATGTAAAGTCAAATGTCTTTCTGGCAAGAGGCGCAGGAGGTCAAAATATAATCGTGTCCAGGGAGGAAAATATGGTTGTGGTGATTACAGCATGGAATGCGCAACAACCCAACAAACCTCAAAGAATCTATGAGAACTATTTAATAAATTGA